A genomic region of Echeneis naucrates chromosome 24, fEcheNa1.1, whole genome shotgun sequence contains the following coding sequences:
- the crnkl1 gene encoding crooked neck-like protein 1, with protein MASTAAGKQRIPKVAKVKNKAPAEVQITAEQLLREAKERELELLPPPPKQKITDEEELNDYKLRKRKAFEDNIRKNRTVISNWIKYAQWEESLKEIQRARSIYERALDVDHRNITLWLKYAEMEMKSRQVNHARNIWDRAITILPRVNQFWYKYTYMEEMLGNVAGCRQVFERWMEWEPDEQAWHSYINFELRYKEVDKARTIYERFVIVHPEVKNWIKYARFEEKHGYVAHSRKVYERAVEFFGEEHMEENLFVAFARFEEIQKEFERVRVIYKYALDRIPKHQAQELFKNYTMFEKKFGDRRGIEDVIVSKRRFQYEEEVKANPHNYDAWFDYLRLVESDADPDTVREVYERAIANIPPIQEKRHWRRYIYLWINYGLYEELEVKDPERTRQVYQACLDLIPHKKFTFAKIWLLYAQFEIRQKNLQGARKVMGTAVGKCPKNKLLKGYIELELQLREFDRCRKLYEKYLEFSPENCTTWIKFAELETILGDIERARAIFELAIGQPRLDMPEVLWKSYIDFEIEQEEFENTRNLYKRLLQRTQHVKVWISYAKFELSIDTADRLQKCRQIYEEANKGMRSCEEKEERLMLLESWKDFEMEFGSDSTRERVRKLLPEKVKKRRKLTAEDGSDAGWEEYYDYIFPEDAANQPNLKLLAMAKMWKRQQATDVGDKPQDKSLGAEESALPASSESATPPENHNNSDRNTETETEQEKTYDDQDDNDSSSSSESDSEEDDGAEKKEKGREGSEEDKD; from the exons GTGAAGAACAAAGCTCCTGCAGAGGTTCAGATCACCGCTGAACAGCTGCTGAGGGaagccaaagagagagagcttgAACTTCTGCCGCCGCCGCCAAAGCAGAAGATCACTGATGAGGAGGAGTTGAATGATTAcaagctgaggaagaggaag GCATTTGAGGACAATATAAGAAAAAATCGCACTGTAATTAGTAACTGGATTAAATACGCACAATGGGAGGAAAGCCTGAAGGAGATCCAGAG GGCTCGCTCCATTTACGAGCGAGCGCTGGATGTCGACCACCGCAACATTACCTTATGGCTGAAGTACGCCGAGATGGAGATGAAGAGCCGCCAGGTTAACCATGCCCGCAACATCTGGGACAGAGCCATCACCATCCTCCCACGAGTGAACCAGTTCTG GTATAAATACACCTACATGGAGGAGATGCTGGGAAACGTCGCTGGCTGCAGGCAGGTGTTTGAGCGCTGGATGGAGTGGGAGCCCGACGAGCAGGCTTGGCATTCCTACATCAACTTTGAGCTGCGCTACAAGGAGGTGGACAAAGCTCGCACCATTTATGAGCGAT TTGTCATCGTCCATCCCGAAGTGAAGAATTGGATCAAGTACGCTCGCTTTGAAGAGAAGCACGGCTATGTAgctcacagcaggaaggtgtATGAGAGGGCGGTGGAGTTCTTTGGAGAGGAGCACATGGAAGAAAACCTGTTTGTGGCCTTCGCTAGGTTTGAGGAGATACAGAAAGAG TTTGAACGTGTCCGGGTGATTTATAAATATGCCTTGGACAGAATCCCAAAGCACCAGGCGCAGGAGCTCTTCAAGAACTACACAATGTTTGAGAAGAAGTTTGGAGACCGGAGGGGCATTGAGGACGTTATCGTCAGCAAGCGAAGGTTCCAGTACGAGGAGGAAGTCAAG GCAAACCCACACAACTACGACGCTTGGTTTGATTACCTGCGCCTAGTGGAGAGTGACGCTGACCCTGACACGGTGAGGGAGGTATACGAGCGAGCCATTGCCAACATCCCCCCCATCCAGGAAAAGAGACACTGGAGACGATACATCTACCTGTGGATCAACTACGGGCTGTATGAAGAGCTGGAGGTCAAG GACCCTGAGAGAACAAGGCAGGTGTACCAGGCCTGTCTGGATCTCATCCCTCATAAAAAg ttcacATTTGCTAAGATTTGGCTGCTCTACGCTCAGTTTGAGATCCGGCAGAAAAATCTGCAGGGAGCCAGGAAGGTCATG GGCACAGCGGTTGGGAAAtgtccaaaaaacaaactgctgaagGGCTACATTGAGCTGGAACTTCAGCTGCGTGAGTTCGACCGCTGCAGGAAACTGTATGAGAAGTATCTGGAGTTCAGTCCGGAAAACTGCACCACGTGGATCAAGTTTGCAGAGCTAGAGACCATCCTGGGAGACATCGAGAGAGCCCGCGCCATCTTCGAACTCGCCATCGGACAACCACGACTGGACATGCCAGAG GTTCTGTGGAAGTCTTACATCGACTTTGAGATTGAGCAGGAGGAGTTTGAAAACACAAGGAATCTTTATAAGCGGCTGCTACAGCGCACCCAACACGTCAAG GTTTGGATTAGCTACGCCAAGTTTGAGCTGTCTATCGACACCGCAGACAGGCTGCAGAAGTGCCGGCAGATCTACGAGGAGGCCAACAAGGGCATGAGGAGCTGTGAGGAGAAGGAAGAGCGACTGATGCTGCTCGAGTCCTGGAAGGACTTTGAGATGGAGTTTGGCTCTGACAGCACGAGGGAACGAGTGAGGAAGCTGCTGCCAGAgaaggtgaagaagaggaggaagctgaCGGCTGAGGACGGG TCGGATGCTGGCTGGGAGGAATACTATGATTACATCTTCCCTGAGGATGCTGCCAACCAGCCCAACCTCAAGCTGCTGGCCATGGCCAAAATGTGGAAGAGGCAGCAGGCGACAGACGTGGGGGACAAGCCCCAGGACAAAAGTCTGGGGGCTGAGGAGTCTGCGCTGCCGGCCTCGTCTGAATCCGCCACTCCTCCTGAAAACCACAACAACTCCGACAGAAACACTGAGActgaaacagagcaggagaaaacaTATGACGACCAAGACGACaacgacagcagcagcagtagtgaGAGCGACagtgaggaggatgatggtgcagagaaaaaggagaaaggacgTGAAGGCAGCGAAGAAGATAAAGATTGA